From the genome of Campylobacter concisus:
TCATTTAAAAGCGCGCAAGAGACGAGTCTTTTTATAACTTTCTCATCTTTGCTATCTCATCTCTCAATGCCGCCGCCTTCTCAAACTCCAGCTGCGCCGCCGCTTCAAGCATCTGCTTTCTTAGCTCTTTTACTATCGCAGCCCGCTCGCTAGCTGGCATCTTCTCTAAATTTTTGCCACGTTTATAAATTTCACCATCATCTTCGACATGCAAGCTCTCTTCGATATTTCTGCTGGCAGAGTGCGGCGTGATGCCGTGAGCTTTGTTATACTCATCTTGAAATTTACGCCTTGCAGTCGTCGTATCGATCGCCTCTTTCATCGAGTTGGTTATCTTTTTGGCAAACATTAGCACCTTGCCATTTACATTTCTAGCCGCTCGCCCCATCGTCTGTATAAGGCTCGTCGTAGAGCGTAAAAAGCCCTCTTTATCAGCGTCCATTATAGCTATCAGGCTCACTTCAGGCAGATCAAGCCCCTCACGGAGCAAATTTATGCCTATTAGCATGTCAAATTCGCCACTTCTAAGCCCTCTAATGATCTCATTTCGCTCGATCGCGTCGATGTCTGAGTGCATATACTTGACCTTGACGCCAAGCTCGATGTAGTAGCGGCTTAGCTCCTCGGCCATCTTTTTAGTTAGCACCGTGACCAGCACACGCTCACCTCTAGCGATGACCGCCTTTGCCTCGTCAAATAGCGCCTCGACTTGATTGTCACTATCTTTTATCTCAATGAGCGGATCTAGTAGTCCAGTAGGACGCAAAATTTGCTCATAGACGTGCCCCTGACTGATACCAAGCTCGTACTCGTTTGGCGTGGCTGAGACAAAGAGAAATTTCGCCTTTTTGCTTATAAACTCGTCAAATTTAAGCGGCCTGTTATCAAGCGCTGAAGGCAAGCGAAATCCATACTCCACAAGCACCTCTTTACGGCTCCTATCACCAGCGTACATGCCCCTAAACTGCGGCAAACTCACGTGGCTCTCATCGACGATGACCAGATAATCCTCGCCACTTATCTCAAAGTAGTCAAACATCGAGTACGGCGTCTCTCCGGGCTTTTGACCAGTCAGATGTCGCGCGTAGTTTTCGATGCCTTTACACATACCAGTGCTTGCCATCATCTCAAGATCAAATTCTACCCTCTGCTTTAGCCTCTGTGCCTCGACTAGCTTGCCCTGCTCGTTAAATTCTTTCAAGCTCACGTCAAGCTCCTCTTCGATCTCTTTCATAGCAATCTTTAACCTATCAGCGCCTACGATAAACTGGCTGGTGGCATAAAGCGTAAATTTAGAGATGTCCTTTAGCCTTTTGTTATCAAGCACGTCAAAATGATACATCGAGTCGATCTCATCGCCAAAAAACTCAACTCTTAGGGCTTCGTCATTGTAATAAGCTGGGTAGATATCCACCACATCGCCATTTACACGAAAGTCGCCCCTGTCAAAGTAGTTGTCATTGCGCTTGTAGCCCATATCCACAAGCTGCTCTAGAAGCTTTCTTTGGCTAAATTTCTGTCCAACATTTAGGTAGGCTACCATCCCTTTGTACTCGCTTGGATTACCAAGTCCGTAGTTTGCAGAGACTGAAGCCACACAGACGACATCGTCGAAGCTTAACAAGCTAGCAGTCGCACTTAGACGCAGTCGCTCAAGCTCCTCATTTACTGAGCTATCCTTCTCTATGTATAGGTCGCTTCGCGGGATGTAAGCCTCTGGCTGGTAGTAGTCGTAGTAGCTTATGAAGTACTCGACGTGATTTTTTGGGAAAAAGCCCTTAAATTCGCTGTAAAGCTGCGCAGCTAAGGATTTGTTATGCGTCATGATGAGCGTTGGCATATTGAGCTCGCGTATGACGTTTGCCATGGTAAAGGTCTTGCCAGATCCTGTGACGCCTAAAAGTGTTTGATATTTGTTACCCGATTTTACACTTTTTACTATCTCTTTTATCGCTCTTGCCTGGTCGCTACTTGGACTAAATTTAGATGAAATTTCAAATTTACTCATTGATTGCCTTTAAATTTGGGCGAATTTTATAGCAAAGATAGTGCTTTGTCAAATGAGAATTTTAATAAGAATTTAGCCTCTGCGTGTTAGAATACGAGCTTAATTATTATTTTAAAGGAACTTTTATGTTTGAAGATAATGCGATCTTAACCACACTAAGCGATAAAGTAAATGACCTGATTACAAAATATGACGAACTTTGCAAAACGAACGAAGAGTTACGCAACGAGATCGTAACTTTAAAAGCACAAAATGAGGCAAAAAGCAATCAAATCATGCGTTTAGAAGAGGATCTTGACAAGAAAAATACCGAAGCTGACGATGTAATGAGAAAAATCGAAGCTGTCCTTGGCAGATAAGCTTGGTTAAAATATGAAAAAAATTACGCTCACGATATCATCTCGCGACTACACGATCACGCTTGATGATGATTTTGCTAAATTCTTTGAAGATGACTGGCAAAATTTAATGGGCGGGCGCCAATTTATCGAGCCAAAAGAGCTTTTAAATGCCTTTATAGAAAAATGTTATGAAAATTATGCTGTGATAAAGGCAGTAAAAAATTTAACTAGCAACGTTGATGAGATATTAAAGCGAGAAGAGAGATGAAAAGACGAGCTTACACCTTACTTGAGCTAATATTTATAGTAGTTATACTAGGTATTTTAAGCACAGTCGCTATACCTAGGCTATTTTTTTCTAGAAGTGATGCTACTATCTCAAATGCCAAAACTCAACTTGCCGCTATAAGAAGTGGAATTTCACTAAAATACAATGACAATATCTTGCAAGCAAAGCCAGAATTTCCACAAAAACTAGACGATGGCGATCCAAGCAAACTCTTTAAAAATGTTATAAATATACCGATAAAAGATAGCGGCAGCAAAAATGGCTGGCACAAAATAAGCGATGACAAATACACATTTAGACTAGATGGCAAAGTAGCAAATTTCAAATACGACAAAAATACTGGTGATTTTGGTTGCAGTGATGAAAATGAAATTTGCAAATCACTTCAGTAATGCATTATTACATACTCGCATTTTATGGGCTAAATTTAGCCCCACTCACTTATGAAAGCGATCAAGAACTAGAAAAAT
Proteins encoded in this window:
- a CDS encoding cell division protein ZapB; this translates as MFEDNAILTTLSDKVNDLITKYDELCKTNEELRNEIVTLKAQNEAKSNQIMRLEEDLDKKNTEADDVMRKIEAVLGR
- the uvrB gene encoding excinuclease ABC subunit UvrB encodes the protein MSKFEISSKFSPSSDQARAIKEIVKSVKSGNKYQTLLGVTGSGKTFTMANVIRELNMPTLIMTHNKSLAAQLYSEFKGFFPKNHVEYFISYYDYYQPEAYIPRSDLYIEKDSSVNEELERLRLSATASLLSFDDVVCVASVSANYGLGNPSEYKGMVAYLNVGQKFSQRKLLEQLVDMGYKRNDNYFDRGDFRVNGDVVDIYPAYYNDEALRVEFFGDEIDSMYHFDVLDNKRLKDISKFTLYATSQFIVGADRLKIAMKEIEEELDVSLKEFNEQGKLVEAQRLKQRVEFDLEMMASTGMCKGIENYARHLTGQKPGETPYSMFDYFEISGEDYLVIVDESHVSLPQFRGMYAGDRSRKEVLVEYGFRLPSALDNRPLKFDEFISKKAKFLFVSATPNEYELGISQGHVYEQILRPTGLLDPLIEIKDSDNQVEALFDEAKAVIARGERVLVTVLTKKMAEELSRYYIELGVKVKYMHSDIDAIERNEIIRGLRSGEFDMLIGINLLREGLDLPEVSLIAIMDADKEGFLRSTTSLIQTMGRAARNVNGKVLMFAKKITNSMKEAIDTTTARRKFQDEYNKAHGITPHSASRNIEESLHVEDDGEIYKRGKNLEKMPASERAAIVKELRKQMLEAAAQLEFEKAAALRDEIAKMRKL
- a CDS encoding type II secretion system protein produces the protein MKRRAYTLLELIFIVVILGILSTVAIPRLFFSRSDATISNAKTQLAAIRSGISLKYNDNILQAKPEFPQKLDDGDPSKLFKNVINIPIKDSGSKNGWHKISDDKYTFRLDGKVANFKYDKNTGDFGCSDENEICKSLQ